In Rhodomicrobium lacus, the following proteins share a genomic window:
- a CDS encoding lipopolysaccharide biosynthesis protein, producing the protein MTIGNAVLIRSYGATGLLIALSLASSVMFARFLGPEARGLLLALMFWPYFVAASLYLSLNEATALHVARAAAGDKGATPEEGQTLAASGLVLQSMAISLVTPITLLLLPFLLADQRDSLRLVLAYTTAYIPAMFLDLHAKAVLQGRGRIDALNVLRLVQPVLYTVSLIALWALGRFSVDTVLAAMLASTFVSAVTGLVTAWSNPFRAAWARMREIAATGAAFHVANLLVYAANEADKLIVLGLLNLREIGYYSVALAISTLGTNFIIQSLGVTVTSEMAAAATPEKRLRVVQSTINDGALLLALSNGPAAVLMPVWLPLVFGSEFGPVVPVAMLLLVAGTLKGLRLVIDRALRADGNTRSGMTGEAVALVVLVLAGIVGARFGGLTGLALAVIAAQAAGLAAVMLAAALHLECPASALVPLRHPSHSRLLAVLRRLRS; encoded by the coding sequence ATGACAATCGGCAATGCGGTCCTGATCCGCTCTTATGGCGCGACCGGCCTCCTGATCGCGTTGTCGCTGGCATCGAGCGTGATGTTCGCTCGCTTCCTCGGACCCGAGGCGAGGGGGCTTCTGCTGGCGCTGATGTTCTGGCCCTATTTTGTCGCCGCGAGCCTGTATCTCAGCCTGAACGAGGCGACCGCGCTGCACGTGGCGAGAGCTGCCGCCGGGGACAAAGGCGCTACACCCGAGGAGGGGCAGACGCTCGCTGCCTCGGGGCTCGTCCTGCAGTCGATGGCGATCTCGCTCGTGACCCCGATCACCCTGCTGCTGCTGCCGTTCCTGCTCGCCGATCAGCGCGACAGCCTCAGGCTCGTGCTCGCCTACACCACCGCCTACATCCCCGCGATGTTCCTGGATCTGCACGCCAAGGCGGTGCTGCAGGGGCGCGGACGGATCGACGCGCTCAACGTCCTGCGGCTGGTGCAGCCCGTCCTCTACACGGTGTCGCTGATCGCACTGTGGGCGCTTGGCCGCTTCTCCGTCGACACCGTGCTGGCGGCCATGCTGGCATCAACCTTTGTGAGCGCCGTGACGGGCCTCGTCACAGCCTGGTCCAATCCCTTCCGGGCCGCGTGGGCGAGGATGCGCGAAATCGCGGCGACGGGCGCGGCGTTTCATGTCGCCAACCTGCTCGTATATGCCGCCAACGAGGCAGACAAGCTGATCGTGCTCGGGCTGCTCAACCTTCGCGAGATCGGCTACTACAGCGTGGCACTGGCGATCAGTACGCTTGGAACCAATTTCATCATCCAGAGCCTGGGCGTCACGGTCACGTCCGAAATGGCTGCCGCTGCCACGCCCGAGAAGCGGCTCCGCGTGGTTCAGTCGACCATCAACGACGGGGCGCTGCTGCTCGCACTCTCGAATGGTCCGGCGGCGGTGCTGATGCCGGTCTGGCTGCCGCTGGTGTTCGGATCAGAGTTCGGGCCTGTGGTGCCGGTAGCCATGCTGCTGCTCGTCGCCGGCACCCTGAAGGGCCTTCGCCTTGTCATCGACCGCGCGCTGCGGGCGGACGGCAACACCCGCAGCGGGATGACCGGCGAGGCCGTGGCGCTCGTCGTGCTCGTCCTCGCCGGGATCGTGGGGGCGCGTTTTGGCGGCTTGACGGGACTTGCGCTTGCGGTGATCGCGGCTCAGGCCGCGGGTCTCGCGGCGGTGATGCTGGCGGCCGCGCTTCATCTCGAATGCCCGGCCTCGGCGCTCGTCCCGCTGCGCCATCCGTCGCACTCGCGGCTCCTGGCCGTCTTGCGCCGGTTGCGGAGCTGA
- a CDS encoding class I SAM-dependent methyltransferase, which yields MRPRIEYARTVKVAREVLAKYPPEWQKVQGHRIPQFAKEISLIYKSGGTVVDLGGGDGLRSAICVGLGMKAYNVDAYRVLAADGDYMHQGFKEQWDAAVETGRKIGVEFVNQDVLGWRTNLPQVDVVMSFDSMEHWQNSPRALFKHLVEKLPHGGMLFIGVPNAANISKRLRVLMGRNVFSTMDDWYYTQSFAGHVREPVVADLRVIARDLDLKAEVFGGNWIGLHQLRGLGPVAGVADRMLRTFPSLCSDIYLLGEKR from the coding sequence ATGCGCCCACGTATCGAATATGCCAGGACGGTTAAGGTCGCCCGGGAGGTCTTGGCCAAGTATCCACCGGAGTGGCAGAAGGTGCAGGGGCATCGAATTCCGCAGTTTGCGAAGGAGATCAGCCTCATCTACAAAAGCGGTGGAACCGTCGTCGATCTCGGCGGTGGCGACGGATTGCGCTCGGCTATCTGCGTCGGGCTTGGAATGAAGGCCTACAATGTCGACGCATATCGCGTGCTCGCGGCCGATGGCGACTACATGCACCAAGGCTTCAAGGAGCAGTGGGATGCCGCGGTGGAGACCGGACGGAAGATCGGGGTAGAGTTCGTCAATCAGGACGTGCTCGGCTGGCGGACAAACCTGCCGCAGGTCGACGTCGTCATGTCATTCGATTCGATGGAGCATTGGCAAAACTCCCCACGGGCCCTGTTCAAGCATCTCGTCGAGAAGCTACCGCATGGTGGAATGCTCTTCATCGGTGTTCCGAACGCCGCGAACATCTCGAAGCGGCTGCGCGTTCTCATGGGGCGCAACGTGTTTTCGACCATGGACGACTGGTACTACACACAAAGCTTCGCCGGTCACGTTCGCGAGCCCGTGGTGGCCGACCTGCGAGTGATCGCGCGGGATCTCGATCTCAAGGCCGAGGTCTTCGGCGGGAACTGGATCGGCCTCCACCAGCTTCGCGGCCTCGGCCCAGTCGCTGGCGTTGCGGACCGCATGCTGCGGACCTTTCCGTCGCTCTGCTCCGACATCTATCTCCTCGGCGAAAAGCGCTGA